From Thermosinus carboxydivorans Nor1, a single genomic window includes:
- a CDS encoding FeoB small GTPase domain-containing protein: MTQRVEKKAVLVGAPNVGKSVLFNNFTGVYVTVSNYPGTTVDISRGMGRFDGNTWEIIDTPGLYSLIPITEEEQVTRRLLISERPDVVIHVIDAKNIRRMLNMTLQLLEAGLPVILDLNIMDEAERDGVYIKRSLLAEKLGIPVIATSAVYQLGLKELKIAVSRYQYRQPLLPKFSRAIEEALERIAGMLMQDYGMNKRMAALLMLQNDPEMQKKLQEEPRFASIREIICDLASRYPDGLEYALAAERQAQVDEILAGIVRYGPNRQMRLADRIDNYVRQPLTGLPLLCLVLYLGLYQFVGRFGAGFLVDCLDKRLFADLINPMVERAVFAYLPEEWMRSLILGDYGLFTLGVRYAVVIILPIVGTFFLAFALLEDCGYLPRL, encoded by the coding sequence ATGACGCAGCGTGTGGAGAAAAAAGCGGTGCTGGTGGGTGCGCCGAACGTAGGTAAAAGTGTTTTATTCAACAATTTCACTGGTGTGTATGTCACTGTTTCGAATTATCCAGGTACAACCGTTGATATCAGCCGGGGAATGGGAAGGTTTGACGGCAATACTTGGGAAATCATTGATACACCGGGACTGTACTCCCTTATTCCTATAACGGAGGAAGAGCAAGTTACCCGGCGGCTGCTAATTAGTGAGCGTCCTGATGTAGTCATTCATGTCATCGACGCTAAAAATATCAGGCGAATGCTCAATATGACGCTCCAATTGCTAGAGGCAGGTCTGCCGGTGATTTTGGACCTAAACATTATGGACGAAGCTGAACGCGACGGCGTTTATATAAAGCGCAGCCTGCTGGCGGAGAAACTGGGCATTCCTGTCATTGCTACGTCGGCCGTTTACCAACTGGGACTAAAAGAATTAAAAATAGCGGTTAGCCGCTACCAATATCGACAGCCCTTATTGCCCAAGTTTAGCCGGGCAATTGAGGAAGCCCTCGAACGCATCGCCGGCATGTTGATGCAGGATTACGGCATGAATAAACGAATGGCGGCACTACTAATGCTGCAGAATGATCCGGAGATGCAGAAAAAACTTCAGGAAGAGCCCCGGTTTGCATCAATTCGTGAAATTATTTGCGATTTGGCATCACGGTATCCGGACGGACTGGAGTATGCTCTGGCAGCCGAGCGGCAAGCCCAGGTCGACGAAATTTTGGCAGGTATCGTTCGGTACGGTCCAAACCGGCAGATGAGATTAGCCGACCGTATCGATAATTATGTCCGTCAACCTTTGACCGGCCTACCGTTACTGTGTCTAGTGCTGTATTTGGGGTTATACCAGTTTGTCGGTCGTTTTGGTGCAGGTTTTTTGGTCGACTGTCTGGATAAGCGGCTTTTTGCAGACTTAATAAATCCTATGGTGGAGAGGGCGGTTTTCGCTTATTTGCCCGAGGAATGGATGCGATCCCTAATCCTCGGGGATTATGGCCTTTTTACCCTCGGCGTCCGCTATGCTGTGGTCATCATCCTGCCAATTGTTGGTACTTTTTTCCTGGCTTTCGCGCTTCTTGAAGATTGTGGGTATTTGCCGCGACTGG
- the trxA gene encoding thioredoxin, with product MANVVNVNETNFQEEVLDSSKPVLVDFWAPWCGFCTKLSPVFDELANEMGDKVKLVKVNVDENRSLAQKYGVMSLPTMILFKNGEPGEKLIGFMPKQAIAAKISPLV from the coding sequence ATGGCGAATGTTGTGAACGTCAATGAGACTAATTTCCAAGAAGAGGTGCTAGACTCATCCAAACCGGTCTTGGTCGATTTTTGGGCTCCCTGGTGCGGGTTCTGTACTAAATTATCGCCGGTATTCGATGAGTTGGCCAACGAAATGGGCGACAAGGTGAAGCTGGTCAAAGTCAATGTCGACGAAAACCGGTCTTTGGCGCAAAAGTACGGTGTGATGAGCCTGCCGACCATGATCTTGTTTAAAAATGGCGAGCCTGGCGAAAAACTGATCGGCTTCATGCCTAAACAGGCCATTGCTGCCAAGATATCACCGCTGGTATAG
- a CDS encoding CoA-binding protein — protein sequence MKLIDDFLKLKTWAVVGATNNRDKFGFKIFRFLREAGYKVYAVNPGIAEIEGEKCYPTLSDLPEKPDVVDIVVPPRVGEQIMHECAKLNIKNVWLQPGADAEQVIRTAETLGLNVVHHACVMVEIRNRKA from the coding sequence ATGAAACTTATAGATGATTTTCTCAAATTAAAAACATGGGCCGTAGTCGGAGCGACGAATAATCGGGACAAGTTTGGTTTTAAAATTTTTCGCTTCTTGCGTGAGGCAGGGTATAAAGTGTATGCGGTAAACCCCGGCATTGCGGAAATTGAGGGCGAAAAATGCTATCCGACGCTCAGCGACCTTCCTGAAAAGCCAGATGTCGTAGACATTGTCGTACCTCCGCGCGTAGGGGAGCAGATTATGCATGAATGCGCCAAACTAAATATTAAAAATGTGTGGCTGCAGCCAGGGGCTGATGCCGAACAAGTAATCCGTACAGCGGAAACCTTAGGTCTTAATGTTGTCCATCATGCTTGCGTTATGGTTGAAATTCGCAACCGTAAAGCATAA
- the cobC gene encoding alpha-ribazole phosphatase, which translates to MTKVILVRHGQTRWNLEQKYQGHTDIELTELGIRQAQLVAERLASENVAAVFASDLSRAYKTAEFIAAKHGLPVVSVPALREIRFGAWEGLTYDGINSQWPDIMKKLYTHPDDVVIPGGETFRELKARAEGAIERIVSEHPNQTIVVVSHGGTIRTLLCAALNIHLNYVWNIRQDNTAVNIIEYYRDRAVVTLVNDVHHLKGL; encoded by the coding sequence ATGACTAAGGTTATATTGGTTCGCCATGGCCAAACGAGATGGAATCTGGAACAAAAATATCAGGGACATACGGACATCGAATTGACGGAATTGGGAATCAGGCAAGCGCAACTGGTGGCCGAACGCTTGGCGAGTGAGAACGTTGCCGCCGTATTTGCCAGCGACTTAAGCCGGGCGTACAAAACGGCCGAATTTATCGCTGCCAAACATGGCTTGCCCGTGGTTAGCGTACCAGCGCTGCGGGAAATACGTTTCGGCGCGTGGGAAGGGCTGACCTATGACGGCATCAATAGCCAGTGGCCGGATATTATGAAAAAACTATATACCCACCCGGACGATGTGGTAATTCCGGGTGGGGAGACATTTCGGGAACTTAAGGCTCGTGCCGAGGGGGCTATCGAACGTATTGTAAGTGAACATCCCAACCAGACGATTGTAGTTGTATCCCATGGCGGCACAATACGTACCCTTTTGTGCGCCGCTTTAAATATACATCTTAATTATGTATGGAATATCCGGCAGGATAATACTGCGGTGAATATCATTGAGTATTACCGCGATCGTGCTGTTGTCACCTTGGTGAATGATGTACATCACCTAAAAGGACTCTAG
- the cobD gene encoding threonine-phosphate decarboxylase CobD, translated as MVQEGYYEHGGNIYAAARLMGEKVGQFLDFSANINPFGLPVSVRKSLLDGIDDVVNYPDAEAWALKEAISRHYGVPIEEITVGNGAVELLYVLCHAVRPQRVMVAAPTFSEYERAARAAKADVCYLPLSPDEGFALPVANIISALPFIDMVFVGNPNNPTGTVLTAAELEPLLYAAAKKNVAVVVDESFIDFLFNDDIYTCRTLLARYPNLVVLHSLTKFYAIPGLRLGFALTAPRLAAIMHASKDPWNVNALAQAAGVAALQDKEYRSKSRQYVAAAKKALYDGLAQIPGLKPFPPAVNFILVDVAGTGMTAAALRKAMMEEHVLIRDCSNYPGLTPYYVRVAVRKEEENNQLLRILATVCGGRND; from the coding sequence ATGGTACAGGAAGGTTACTATGAACATGGGGGGAATATTTATGCAGCCGCCCGCCTAATGGGCGAAAAAGTGGGACAATTTCTTGATTTCAGCGCCAATATTAACCCCTTTGGTCTGCCGGTTAGCGTGCGGAAGAGTTTATTGGACGGCATCGACGATGTTGTGAACTACCCCGATGCAGAAGCATGGGCGTTAAAGGAAGCCATTAGCCGGCATTACGGCGTTCCTATCGAGGAAATTACGGTTGGGAATGGGGCGGTGGAACTGCTCTATGTGCTTTGCCATGCCGTTCGTCCCCAACGGGTGATGGTTGCAGCGCCTACGTTCAGTGAATACGAACGAGCGGCTCGCGCGGCAAAAGCCGATGTCTGCTATCTACCGCTTTCACCGGATGAAGGATTCGCCCTTCCGGTAGCCAATATTATTTCCGCCCTCCCGTTTATTGATATGGTCTTTGTCGGGAATCCCAACAACCCGACCGGGACGGTGCTGACGGCGGCTGAACTGGAACCGCTGCTTTACGCCGCAGCCAAAAAAAATGTTGCGGTCGTTGTCGACGAGTCTTTCATTGATTTTCTTTTTAATGATGACATATATACCTGTCGCACTTTGCTCGCTCGCTACCCTAATTTGGTTGTTCTTCACTCGCTTACTAAGTTTTATGCTATCCCAGGGCTCCGGTTGGGGTTTGCGCTGACTGCTCCCCGGTTGGCTGCTATCATGCATGCCAGCAAAGATCCATGGAACGTCAATGCCTTGGCCCAGGCCGCCGGTGTCGCCGCCCTGCAGGATAAAGAGTACCGCAGTAAGAGCCGCCAATATGTAGCTGCCGCCAAGAAGGCTTTATACGATGGGCTGGCCCAAATACCCGGACTGAAGCCCTTTCCGCCGGCAGTCAATTTTATTCTTGTCGACGTGGCCGGAACGGGGATGACGGCGGCTGCGTTGCGGAAAGCTATGATGGAGGAGCATGTATTAATTCGCGATTGCAGCAACTATCCCGGTTTGACGCCTTATTATGTACGTGTGGCCGTGAGAAAAGAGGAAGAAAATAACCAGCTGCTGCGAATTCTGGCGACAGTATGCGGGGGACGGAATGACTAA
- a CDS encoding GHMP family kinase ATP-binding protein, with protein MGVKVRAPGTCGELVQGTIDGVNFLITCPVDLYSEVEITCDGRSHQNAGNKTLTAVRKTLEFLGHGDVRVRVRVRSDLPIGKGMASSSADISAACQAAALFAGRSLTPDQIADIALSIEPTDGLFYPGIMMMDHVYGRIRRFLGMPPALFIAVFDVGGEVDTEYFNRRSDLAILNAAKEKQVRQALDLVRRGLETGDSSLIGQGATISAIANQAILYKPCLETIVEITARFGAVGVNVAHSGTVLGVLFPADRKAAIGPCVNAVLAACPSITFFRTVRLIAGGLTIVRD; from the coding sequence ATGGGTGTAAAAGTTAGAGCCCCCGGTACCTGCGGGGAACTGGTCCAAGGCACGATCGACGGGGTAAATTTCCTAATCACTTGTCCGGTAGATCTCTATTCAGAAGTGGAAATTACTTGCGACGGCCGGTCGCACCAGAATGCCGGGAACAAGACACTGACCGCCGTGCGGAAAACGCTCGAGTTTCTTGGCCATGGCGATGTTAGGGTAAGAGTCAGGGTACGTTCTGATCTTCCCATTGGCAAGGGAATGGCTTCGAGCAGCGCCGACATTAGCGCCGCCTGTCAGGCTGCCGCCTTATTTGCCGGCAGGAGCTTGACTCCTGATCAAATTGCTGATATTGCGCTCAGTATTGAACCAACGGACGGCCTTTTCTATCCGGGTATTATGATGATGGATCATGTCTACGGTCGCATCCGCCGTTTTCTGGGCATGCCGCCAGCGCTTTTCATTGCTGTTTTCGACGTGGGTGGAGAAGTAGATACCGAGTATTTTAATCGGCGCAGTGATCTGGCTATTTTAAATGCTGCCAAGGAAAAACAGGTACGGCAGGCCTTGGATTTAGTCCGGCGTGGCTTGGAGACGGGTGATAGTTCTCTTATTGGACAGGGGGCAACCATTAGTGCCATAGCCAACCAAGCCATTCTTTATAAGCCTTGTCTCGAAACAATCGTTGAAATAACTGCGCGTTTTGGCGCGGTGGGGGTAAATGTCGCGCATAGCGGCACTGTCCTTGGCGTCCTGTTTCCGGCAGACAGGAAAGCGGCCATTGGCCCTTGCGTGAATGCTGTTCTGGCAGCGTGTCCGAGTATAACTTTCTTTAGAACGGTTCGGCTTATTGCCGGTGGCCTTACGATTGTGAGGGATTAG
- the cobT gene encoding nicotinate-nucleotide--dimethylbenzimidazole phosphoribosyltransferase: MERINATIAKIEPLDNDVMTRVQLRLDNLTKPLGSLAALEERAKQLAGALRQERPPLPKKAVILMAADHGVAAEGVSLYPQEVTEQMIYNFIKGGAAINVLARHANAELVLVDVGVRANLPADLPIQHRKVAAGTANMRFGPAMSQEQVVQALHVGLDVANAVIDKGVQVIALGEMGIGNTTASSALTSVLTGRAPNEVVGMGTGISSKLLMHKIKVVEEAIAVNRPDPKNVYDVLAKVGGLEIVALTGVILAAAARRVLVVLDGFISSAAALAAYRLTSRVQPYLVAAHLSAEPGHKVILEHLNLKPMLKLSMRLGEGTGAALGLTLVDAGVKVLNEMATFDEARVAYALQDLPVT, from the coding sequence ATGGAAAGAATAAACGCTACAATTGCCAAAATAGAGCCTTTGGATAACGATGTCATGACCAGGGTTCAACTCCGGTTGGATAACTTGACTAAACCGTTGGGGAGCCTAGCCGCCCTCGAAGAAAGGGCTAAGCAGCTAGCTGGAGCGCTGCGCCAAGAACGACCGCCACTACCCAAAAAAGCGGTCATATTGATGGCGGCCGACCATGGGGTTGCTGCTGAAGGGGTTAGTCTTTATCCACAGGAAGTAACGGAACAGATGATTTATAATTTTATAAAAGGTGGGGCCGCGATTAATGTGCTGGCACGCCACGCCAACGCCGAACTCGTGTTAGTTGACGTTGGCGTCCGAGCTAATTTGCCCGCTGATTTGCCCATCCAACACCGCAAAGTAGCGGCAGGAACCGCTAACATGCGCTTTGGGCCGGCCATGAGTCAGGAACAGGTCGTTCAAGCGCTTCATGTCGGCCTGGATGTGGCCAACGCCGTTATCGACAAGGGGGTTCAGGTTATCGCCCTTGGCGAAATGGGAATTGGCAATACGACGGCCAGTTCGGCTTTAACGAGCGTTTTAACCGGTAGAGCCCCCAATGAGGTAGTCGGCATGGGTACGGGGATTAGTTCAAAACTGTTGATGCATAAGATTAAAGTAGTAGAGGAAGCTATCGCGGTCAACCGGCCGGACCCTAAGAATGTTTATGATGTTTTGGCAAAGGTGGGCGGGCTGGAGATTGTCGCCTTGACTGGCGTAATTTTGGCAGCGGCCGCACGGCGAGTGCTGGTAGTACTTGATGGGTTCATTTCATCTGCTGCGGCGCTTGCGGCTTATCGTCTCACCAGCCGTGTTCAGCCCTATCTGGTTGCAGCTCACCTATCGGCCGAACCAGGTCACAAAGTTATTTTAGAACATTTGAACCTTAAGCCCATGCTAAAACTCAGTATGCGGCTTGGCGAAGGTACAGGCGCTGCCCTCGGGTTAACGCTAGTGGACGCCGGCGTTAAGGTTCTCAATGAAATGGCGACCTTTGACGAGGCGCGCGTGGCCTATGCCTTACAAGATTTGCCGGTAACATGA
- the cobS gene encoding adenosylcobinamide-GDP ribazoletransferase: protein MSDFFIALQFLTRLHIVRQNTWSPEEFGSSVKYFPLVGAVIGSMLAVLDSVVNAYLPAHVWTAMLVVIGLVLTGGLHGDGFMDTFDGLFSGRTPQRMLEIMKDSRVGANGVMAFGALLLLKWSMLLDIDAYSRPIALFIAPVIGRMAMVIGITIFPYARPEGIGKAFAQYAGKRALYIATVFTLLLIIPFGRAAVFSLVAGLVFAVLFGRYVTRIIGGLTGDIYGAITEMTEALTLFVFIICIEMEL from the coding sequence ATGAGTGACTTTTTTATCGCCCTCCAGTTTTTGACCCGGCTGCATATTGTTCGGCAAAATACATGGTCGCCGGAAGAATTCGGCAGCAGCGTTAAGTATTTTCCTTTAGTCGGAGCGGTTATCGGCAGTATGCTTGCCGTGCTTGACAGTGTTGTTAATGCCTATTTGCCGGCTCATGTTTGGACCGCAATGTTGGTCGTTATCGGTCTTGTTCTGACCGGCGGGCTGCATGGCGACGGATTTATGGACACTTTTGACGGCCTTTTTTCCGGCAGGACGCCTCAGCGAATGCTTGAAATTATGAAAGACAGCCGGGTCGGGGCCAACGGTGTTATGGCCTTTGGCGCGCTGCTGCTGCTGAAATGGTCGATGCTGCTGGATATCGACGCCTATTCCCGGCCCATAGCGCTTTTTATCGCCCCTGTTATCGGCCGCATGGCCATGGTAATCGGTATTACTATTTTTCCTTACGCCCGGCCGGAAGGAATAGGCAAGGCTTTTGCCCAATACGCCGGGAAAAGGGCTTTGTATATAGCCACTGTCTTTACCCTGCTTTTGATTATCCCGTTCGGTCGGGCCGCCGTTTTTAGCCTGGTGGCAGGACTTGTTTTCGCTGTACTGTTTGGCCGCTATGTCACCCGGATAATTGGCGGTCTTACCGGCGATATCTACGGGGCTATAACAGAAATGACCGAAGCTTTGACCCTTTTTGTCTTTATAATATGTATAGAAATGGAGTTATAG
- the cobT gene encoding nicotinate-nucleotide--dimethylbenzimidazole phosphoribosyltransferase, which produces MELLQQTIHNIPPVDHQAAAAVKRRYDSLTKPQGSLGELETLVANYAGMTGEPLPSIPRKAMVLMAGDHGVAVHGISAYPQEVTVQMVYNYLSGGAGANVLARHAGADMFIVDVGVRVDLKEHPRLINRKIAYGTEDFTRGPAMSREQAVKGLEVGIEIANMCIDQGYGLFALAEMGIGNTTATAAIASVFTGLPPELAVGRGSGIGDGRLKVKLQAVQQALKVNKPNRDDALDVLSKLGGYDIAGLAGVILGGAARRVPTVVDGVIATGAALIAASLAPAARNYMIGSHLSAEPAHGKMLEVLGLRAVLDMGMRLGEGTGACLAMTLLDAGIKLLRDMATFEEAGVATAEPK; this is translated from the coding sequence TTGGAACTATTACAGCAAACCATTCATAACATTCCTCCCGTAGATCACCAAGCTGCTGCTGCGGTAAAACGCCGCTACGACAGTCTGACCAAGCCGCAAGGCAGCCTTGGCGAGTTGGAAACGCTCGTGGCCAACTATGCCGGCATGACGGGCGAACCGCTGCCGTCAATTCCCCGTAAGGCCATGGTCTTGATGGCAGGAGACCACGGCGTCGCCGTTCACGGCATAAGCGCCTATCCCCAGGAAGTAACCGTACAAATGGTTTATAACTATTTGTCAGGGGGAGCAGGAGCCAATGTGCTCGCTCGTCACGCCGGCGCCGATATGTTTATTGTTGACGTGGGAGTTCGCGTGGATCTTAAAGAACACCCCCGTCTTATCAACCGTAAGATTGCCTATGGTACCGAAGACTTCACCCGGGGGCCGGCAATGAGCCGCGAGCAGGCCGTGAAAGGCCTTGAGGTAGGAATCGAAATTGCCAACATGTGTATCGACCAAGGGTATGGGCTTTTTGCGCTGGCGGAAATGGGAATTGGCAATACTACGGCCACGGCGGCTATTGCCAGCGTTTTTACCGGTCTGCCGCCCGAGCTCGCAGTGGGGCGCGGTTCAGGCATTGGCGACGGCCGGTTGAAAGTTAAACTACAAGCCGTGCAGCAAGCCTTGAAGGTTAACAAGCCAAATCGTGACGATGCTCTGGATGTTCTCAGTAAACTTGGGGGCTACGATATTGCCGGTCTGGCCGGCGTTATTCTCGGAGGAGCCGCTCGGCGGGTACCTACCGTTGTGGATGGCGTTATTGCTACAGGAGCGGCCCTTATCGCTGCCAGCTTAGCGCCCGCAGCGAGAAACTATATGATTGGCTCGCACCTTTCCGCAGAACCTGCTCATGGCAAGATGCTTGAAGTTTTAGGCCTTCGGGCGGTGCTTGATATGGGGATGCGGTTAGGTGAAGGGACTGGGGCTTGTCTAGCCATGACACTACTTGACGCTGGCATCAAACTTCTCCGGGATATGGCTACTTTTGAGGAGGCCGGCGTTGCAACAGCCGAACCAAAATGA
- the cbiB gene encoding adenosylcobinamide-phosphate synthase CbiB, which yields MLSGLDKFLPLIAVGVDAFIGDPRFRFHPVVLIGKLIVSLEKGLRRSQHAPFTQKLAGAVLVVSVLAIVYGITWLIMKVLQAWHPVAALAGGALLLSFAISPRSLAEAGQEIYGYLVTGDLAQARFKVGWIVGRDTDKLDEAEITRATVETISENIVDGVVSPLFYAAIGGVPLAFLYRAVNTLDSMVGYKNEKYRNFGMVAARTDDVFNYLPARLTGIFIIIAAWLLRFDAWGAAKTIWRDAAKHPSPNSGIAEAGAAGALGIRLGGLNYYGGIPSFRPYMGEAKSPLAPCHIKQTIRIMYLVTFLTVIFLLLVIW from the coding sequence ATGTTGAGCGGATTGGATAAATTTTTGCCGTTAATTGCAGTCGGCGTTGATGCCTTTATCGGCGATCCCCGCTTCCGATTTCATCCCGTGGTATTAATTGGCAAGCTGATTGTCAGTCTGGAGAAGGGACTTCGGCGCTCGCAGCATGCGCCCTTTACGCAAAAGCTGGCCGGGGCTGTTTTGGTAGTGAGCGTGCTTGCCATTGTTTATGGGATAACCTGGCTGATTATGAAAGTTTTGCAGGCGTGGCATCCGGTAGCGGCGCTAGCCGGGGGAGCGTTGTTATTGTCGTTTGCCATATCGCCCCGCAGTCTGGCCGAGGCTGGTCAGGAGATTTACGGCTACCTGGTGACGGGTGATTTGGCGCAGGCCCGTTTCAAGGTTGGCTGGATTGTCGGGCGGGATACCGACAAACTGGATGAAGCTGAAATAACCAGGGCAACGGTAGAAACGATTTCAGAGAATATTGTCGACGGCGTCGTTTCCCCCTTGTTTTACGCTGCTATCGGCGGAGTACCGCTCGCTTTTCTGTATCGAGCGGTGAATACGCTCGACTCGATGGTAGGTTATAAGAACGAAAAATATCGTAATTTCGGCATGGTTGCCGCGCGAACAGACGATGTGTTTAATTACCTGCCGGCACGCCTGACAGGTATTTTTATCATTATTGCCGCGTGGCTGCTGCGGTTTGACGCATGGGGGGCTGCTAAGACTATTTGGCGCGACGCGGCCAAACACCCCAGCCCGAACAGTGGCATAGCTGAGGCAGGTGCGGCTGGGGCTCTGGGAATTCGGTTGGGCGGGTTAAACTACTATGGCGGTATTCCTTCCTTCCGACCCTACATGGGGGAGGCGAAAAGCCCTTTGGCGCCTTGTCACATAAAACAAACGATACGGATAATGTATTTGGTTACGTTTTTAACGGTGATTTTTTTGTTGTTGGTTATATGGTAA
- a CDS encoding cobyric acid synthase, whose amino-acid sequence MAKTIMLQGTGSHVGKSILTTALCRIFRQDAMRVVPFKAQNMALNSYVTKTGGEMGRAQVVQAEAAGLEPVVEMNPVLLKPTGNACSQVIVLGRPVGTMSAKEYHSGYSTQALQVIKECLRKLHAEYDVIVIEGAGSPAEVNLKANDIVNMRIAKLAPAPVLLVADIDRGGALASVVGTLELLEPDERDLVKGIIINKFRGDISLLQPALDFLEQKTGKPVVGVVPYLEHLGIDDEDSVSLDDKRPDGRGEVEIAVLRLPKISNFTDFDALASEAGVTVRYVRQGEPLGKPDLIVLPGSKNTTEDLLYLRRSGYDREILRLVDAGTPIVGICGGYQMLGREIRDPYRTESDNERVDGLRLLDTVTTFAPEKITHQVTARCISHGFLGLGHDETDLQGYEIHMGRTEFTGPVQPAFIITSRSGKPCYHADGVVRSDGLVMGTYIHGIFDNDKYRRAVVNALRVRKGLAPLATVTDIQAKKQANYDRLAEVVRNSLNMELLYHIMGVR is encoded by the coding sequence ATGGCTAAAACGATTATGCTGCAGGGAACGGGTTCGCATGTTGGGAAAAGCATCCTGACTACCGCTTTATGCCGTATCTTCCGCCAGGATGCTATGCGTGTTGTGCCCTTTAAGGCCCAGAATATGGCCCTTAATTCGTATGTAACAAAAACAGGCGGTGAAATGGGACGGGCCCAGGTGGTCCAAGCCGAGGCGGCGGGTCTTGAGCCTGTAGTAGAAATGAATCCGGTACTGCTAAAACCGACCGGCAACGCGTGTTCTCAGGTAATTGTTCTTGGTCGGCCGGTCGGAACTATGTCGGCAAAGGAGTATCATTCCGGGTACAGCACGCAGGCACTGCAGGTAATTAAGGAGTGTTTACGCAAGCTTCATGCCGAGTACGACGTTATCGTCATTGAGGGGGCGGGCAGTCCTGCGGAAGTTAATCTCAAGGCCAATGATATTGTCAATATGCGTATTGCTAAACTTGCGCCGGCGCCGGTACTTTTGGTAGCTGATATTGACAGGGGAGGGGCTTTGGCGTCGGTAGTCGGTACCCTGGAACTGTTGGAACCGGATGAGCGCGATTTGGTCAAAGGTATTATTATCAATAAGTTCCGCGGCGATATAAGCCTCTTGCAGCCGGCGCTGGATTTTTTGGAACAAAAGACAGGCAAGCCGGTGGTTGGTGTAGTACCTTATCTTGAACACTTGGGAATCGACGACGAAGATTCGGTTTCCCTTGATGATAAACGGCCGGACGGCAGGGGTGAGGTTGAAATCGCTGTACTTCGCCTGCCGAAGATTTCCAATTTCACCGATTTTGATGCCTTGGCGAGTGAAGCGGGTGTTACCGTCCGCTATGTGCGACAGGGTGAGCCGCTTGGCAAGCCGGATCTTATTGTACTGCCGGGCAGCAAAAATACCACCGAGGATCTGTTGTATCTGCGCCGCAGTGGCTATGACCGGGAAATCCTTCGGCTGGTAGACGCAGGCACACCGATTGTCGGTATTTGCGGCGGTTATCAGATGCTGGGACGGGAAATTCGCGACCCATACCGCACCGAATCGGATAATGAGCGGGTGGACGGACTGCGCCTGCTTGATACCGTCACGACTTTTGCCCCGGAAAAAATTACCCATCAGGTAACGGCGCGCTGCATTAGCCATGGCTTTTTGGGCTTGGGACATGACGAAACCGACCTGCAGGGCTATGAAATCCATATGGGCCGTACGGAGTTTACGGGCCCGGTCCAGCCGGCCTTTATCATTACCAGCCGTTCCGGAAAGCCCTGCTATCATGCTGACGGTGTGGTACGGTCTGACGGTCTGGTTATGGGAACCTACATTCATGGTATTTTCGATAATGACAAATACCGCCGGGCCGTGGTTAACGCACTGCGGGTGCGAAAAGGTTTGGCCCCACTGGCGACGGTCACCGATATTCAGGCAAAGAAGCAGGCCAATTACGATCGTTTGGCTGAGGTTGTCCGCAATAGTTTAAACATGGAACTTTTGTATCATATCATGGGTGTCCGGTGA
- the cobU gene encoding bifunctional adenosylcobinamide kinase/adenosylcobinamide-phosphate guanylyltransferase codes for MRSKIVLVTGGARSGKSTFAEQYAAAAGGPVAYIATAQVGDEEMRLRVELHQRRRPAEWLTIEAPADADRAIAQAAQTAKVVLFDCLTLYTSNLLLAAATLTEPAERHRYIIDAIDKLIAAAQASQATVIFVTNEVGMGIVPDNALAREYRDVAGKVNQRVAAAADEVYLVVSGLAVDIKQLALRTGGR; via the coding sequence ATGCGAAGTAAAATTGTGCTGGTTACCGGCGGCGCCCGCAGCGGCAAAAGTACTTTTGCCGAACAGTACGCCGCCGCGGCGGGCGGACCGGTGGCCTATATTGCGACCGCGCAAGTCGGTGATGAAGAAATGCGGCTAAGGGTAGAACTTCATCAGCGTCGCCGGCCGGCCGAATGGCTTACGATCGAAGCCCCTGCCGATGCGGACCGGGCAATTGCTCAGGCCGCCCAAACGGCTAAGGTAGTGCTATTTGATTGTCTGACGCTTTATACCAGCAATCTGCTTTTGGCCGCCGCGACATTGACCGAGCCGGCCGAGCGCCACCGGTACATTATCGACGCCATTGATAAACTGATTGCGGCAGCGCAGGCCAGTCAAGCGACCGTAATTTTTGTTACCAATGAAGTGGGCATGGGGATAGTGCCAGATAATGCTCTTGCCCGTGAGTACCGCGATGTAGCCGGTAAGGTCAACCAACGGGTGGCCGCGGCCGCTGACGAAGTATACCTGGTAGTTAGCGGCTTAGCGGTAGATATTAAACAGTTGGCCCTTAGGACAGGGGGAAGGTAA